Proteins encoded within one genomic window of Anas platyrhynchos isolate ZD024472 breed Pekin duck chromosome 28, IASCAAS_PekinDuck_T2T, whole genome shotgun sequence:
- the LOC110354560 gene encoding keratin, type I cytoskeletal 19-like, protein MSCSIKRTSSTSYRSGGAGGICGGGSGGRSSSMSCRRYASSVIGGGSSAGGVCSIGYGGGMSAGSVAGGFAGMGGGFGAGMGGGFGAGMGGGFGGGFAGSFGMGGDALLSGNEKVTMQNLNDRLASYLDKVRRLEEENAQLEHHIREWYSKQAPTASKDYSAYYQTIEQLQNQIISATVDNNKMLLEIDNSKMTADDFRMKYENELVIRQTVEADINGLRNLLDELTHTRTSLESELESLKEELIAIKRNHEEELRMLQSQTGGDVSVEVNAAPGEDLTKILNDLRCEYEQIIEKNRREVEQWYEVKIEEVNRQVTSSSQDIQTSTHQLTELRREMQNLEIELQAQLSTKNSLENSLAETESRYGCLLQQIQGQINSVEEELGSIRCEMESQNQEYKMLLGIKTRLEQEIAQYRSLLQEGQQDFVMPQGAIQGSVQGGRTSHSFSSTSYSHGQSVEKSGQSRVC, encoded by the exons ATGAGCTGCAGCATCAAGAGGACATCAAGTACCTCCTACAGGAgcggaggagctggaggcatCTGcggtggtggcagtggtggcCGGAGCTCCTCCATGTCCTGCAGGCGATATGCCTCCTCCGTCATCGGCGGGGGGAGCTCTGCAGGGGGAGTGTGCAGCATCGGCTATGGGGGCGGCATGAGCGCTGGCAGCGTTGCTGGGGGCTTCGCTGGGATGGGAGGAGGCTTTGGTGCTGGGATGGGAGGAGGCTTCGGTGCTGGGATGGGAGGAGGCTTCGGTGGTGGGTTTGCAGGAAGCTTTGGGATGGGGGGAGATGCCCTGCTGAGCGGCAATGAGAAGGTCACCATGCAGAACCTCAACGACCGCCTGGCTTCCTACCTGGACAAGGTGCGGAGGctggaggaagaaaatgctCAGCTCGAGCACCACATCCGTGAGTGGTACAGCAAGCAAGCTCCCACTGCCTCAAAGGACTACAGCGCCTACTACCAGACCATTGAGCAGCTCCAGAACCAG ATCATTTCTGCCACTGTGGACAACAACAAGATGCTCCTGGAGATTGATAACAGCAAGATGACTGCTGATGACTTCCGCATGAA GTATGAGAACGAGCTGGTCATCCGTCAAACTGTGGAGGCTGATATCAATGGCTTGAGAAATCTTCTGGATGAACTGACCCACACTCGGACTTCACTGGAATCTGAGCTTGAGTCTCTGAAGGAGGAGCTGATTGCCATTAAGAGAAACCACGAAGAG GAACTCAGAATGCTGCAGTCTCAGACCGGTGGCGACGTGAGCGTGGAGGTCAATGCTGCTCCTGGTGAAGACTTGACAAAGATACTAAACGACCTGAGATGCGAATATGAGCAGATCATTGAGAAGAACCGCAGAGAGGTTGAGCAGTGGTATGAAGTCAAG ATCGAAGAGGTCAACCGCCAGGTCACTTCCAGCAGCCAGGACATCCAGACAAGCACCCACCAGCTCACGGAACTGAGACGCGAAATGCAGAACCTGGAGATCGAACTGCAGGCGCAGCTCAGCACG AAAAACTCGCTGGAGAACTCCTTGGCAGAAACCGAATCTCGCTACGGCTGCCTGCTGCAACAAATCCAAGGGCAGATTAACTCCGTAGAGGAGGAGCTGGGCAGCATCCGCTGCGAGATGGAGAGCCAGAACCAGGAGTACAAGATGCTGCTGGGCATCAAGACCCGCCTGGAGCAGGAGATCGCTCAGTACCGCTCACTGCTGCAGGAAGGACAGCAAGACTTTGT AATGCCTCAAGGAGCAATCCAAGGCTCTGTCCAAGGAGGAAGAACCTCCCACTCCTTTTCTTCCACTTCCTACTCTCACGGACAGTCTGTTGAGAAGTCAG GGCAGTCAAGAGTGTG